The nucleotide sequence AACGCCGAAAACGGCGCCGTCAATCTCACATATAACATGGGGGACGACTGGCAGGCGTGGAGCGAATATAGCCCTGTCCTCAATACATTGCATCTTTCTCTCAAGCAGAACGGCGCGGCGCTGGCGCAACGCGACGTGCAATTCGGGATGCGTGAATTGGGCATCAAGGGCAAGCAGTTCACCATCAATGGCACCCCGATTTTTATTCGCGGAACCTTGGAATGCGCCATCTTTCCTGAACACGGCTATCCGCCAACGGAGGTAAAAGAATGGAAGCGTTTGATTGGCATCGCCAAGTCGCACGGCTTGAACCATTTTCGCTTTCATTCGTGGTGCCCTCCCCAGGCGGCGTTTCAAGCGGCGGATGAAGAGGGCTTTTACATTCAGGCCGAAGGCTCTTGTTGGGCGTCGTTCGGCGATGGTACGGAACTAGACGAATGGATTTATCTCGAATGCGACCGCATGTTGAAAACCTACGGCAACCATCCCTCGTTTTTATTTATGTCGCCCAGCAACGAACCCGGCGGAAAAAACCGCGATGCGTTTTTGGGCAAGTTGGTGAATTACCTCAAACAAAAAGACCCGCGCCGCTATTTCGCCGCCGGGGCGGGCTGGCCCAATATCCCTGAGAACCAATACAGCATTCAATACGCGACCCGATTGCAAAATTGGAAGACGCTCAAATTCGATCAACCGCCGCAAACCTGGGACGACTATCGCGACTATGTGAACGACCTTCCTATCCCCACCATTGGTCACGAAATCGGGCAGTGGTGCGTATACCCTGACCTCAGCGAAGCGGGCCAATACAAGGGCGTATTAAAGGCGAAAAATATTGAGGTGTTTCGCGATAAATTACAAAAAGCGGGCATGTTGCATCTAGCGGACGATTTCTTGATGGCGTCGGGCAAGTTCCACACGCTGCTTTACAAACAAGAGATCGAGGCCGCGCTGCGTACGCCGGGCTATGCGGGCTTTCAGTTGCTCGACCTGCATGATTTCCCCGGGCAGGGCACAGCTCCCGTCGGGGTATTGAATGCGCTCTGGAACGAGAAGGGCTATGTGAGCGGCGATGAGTATAGCCGCTTCTGTAACGATGTGGTCCCGCTGGCGCGTATGAAAAAACGCATCTTCACCAACGATGAATATTTTAACGCGGCAATCGACGCCGCCAATTATCGCGATAGCGACTTGAGCGATATTAACGTCCACTATGAACTCGTCAGCGAGTCGGGGCAGTCTATCTTTGACGGCGAGCGCCTCGCGCCGCAAATCTCCGCTGGCGGATTAACCCGCCTCGCAGAAATCGCCTGCCCGCTCGATCAAATTCATCAAGCCGAAAAATTAACCCTTACCATTTCGTTTGAGGGGACGCCCTACAAAAACTCATGGGAAATTTGGGTGTATCCAAAAGATGTTGCCGTCGATCCCAAAGGCGTCGTGTTGACCCAAGACTGGCGCGAAGCGCTTGCGGAACTGCAATCCGGCGGCAACGTGGTGCTGGTTCCCAAAAGCGATGAAGTCGCTAGCAATACGTTAGGCCGCTTCCGTCCCATTTTTTGGAACCGCATTACTTTCCCTCAACAAAAAGAACACACAGTCGGGTCATTGATCCGTAACCACCACCCGGCGTTGGAGGGCTTCCCTACAGACGCCTATAACAATTGGCAGTGGCAAGACCTGCTCGATTCGTCGAAGCCGATTATTTTAGATTCGCTGCCCGAACCATACTTCCCCATTATGCAACCGATTGACGATTGGAATGATTGCCAAAAACTGGGCGTGTTGTTCGAGGCCAAAGTTGCGAAGGGAAACCTGTTGGTTTGTTCGATGGATGTCGTGAATGATCTCGAAAGCCGCGTGGTTGCGCGGCAGTTGCGTTCGAGCCTGCTTCACTATGCTGCGGGCAAGAAGTTTAGCCCGGAATTTGAACTGGCGGAGGAAACGGTTCGCAGCCTGTTTCAGTAAGCGGCGAAAAATTTAAAATAGTTCATCCGGTAAGTGAGTCCCTACATTGACGGATGGACATGATTTAGGTTAAGAAAACCTATTCCTGCATACCAAAAATTGATAAACCAAATATAGGCATGGATGCAACTCTGGGAGCGTCTGTGCATAAGGGCCTGAAAGCCCGCACTGAAGCGAGCAGAGTTGTACCCATGCCATACACAGCGAAATCTCAATTCAATTGATTAAAATAAAGTATCCAATTTACGGAAGAACCTTTAAAATTGAGATTGGATGGCCCGGTTAAGTTTCTCTTTATACTTTCGGCCCATGCCCAGTTTTTTGCCGTCGCGTAACACCACGATGTAGTCATGCCCGTCGGGTTGGATTTCTTGAATATGGTCAATGTTGATAATCGCTGACCGGTGAATGCGCAAAAACGATTGCGGGTCGAGTTTGGCTTCAAGGTTCGTCATGGTTTCACGTAATAGATGCGCCTCATTGTTGGTGTGCACTTCGACATAGTTTCCCGCCGCTTCGACCCAGTCGATTTCACTGACTTGTAGAAAAAAGATGCGTGACGTCGTCCGAATCGCCAAGCGCGTGATGTGCTTAGGGGTGAGTTGTATCTCTTGCATCACTTGCAGCAGCCTGTCTGATTGTGCGCCTTCTTGCTGCTTTTCAATAAAACCAAGAACTCGCTTTAACGCGCTGTTGAAGCGCTTGGGCGGGTATGGCTTCAATAAATAATCAAACGCGTGTTTTTCAAACGCTTCAATAGCGTATTGGTCATACGCGGTGACGAAAATAACGAAGGGCATCTCCGCCGCGCCAATGGCGTTAATCACTTCAAGGCCGTCCATCACCGGCATTTGAATGTCTAAAAAAACCAGCGACGGCTTATGTTGCAAAATGGCTTCGGTCGCTTCCATCCCGTTTGAACATTCCGCCGCGACCTTAACTTCAGGGAACGCTTTGAGCGAAGTGAGAATCGTCCGGCGCGCCAGCGCTTCATCATCAACGATCAGGGCTTTATAGTGGTTGCCAGAATACTGTGCGGATTGAGTTTTCATAACGGTGTCTATCGCTGGGCCCCTGCCTGCGGCAGGCAGGCTACGGGCGCGAATATTTTTTTCAACGCTCTAATGGGCTGGTTCATGGTTGTTTGATGTTTGTATGGGTTCGGTGTGGTAGGGAATCCGAATCATGATTTCCGTTTCGCCGTCTGCGTTTTTGTTCATTTGAAACGAATGCGATTCGCCATATAAAAATTGCAGGCGCTTTCGGGTGTTCGTCAGCCCGACGCCTTCGCTCGATTGTAATTCATCCAGCGAGCATGAACCACTGTCTTGAATCACAAACTCAATTTCATCGCCGTTGCGCTGCGCCCGAATACGGATGACGCCCCCGTCTGCTTCTTTTGAAATGCCGTGCCGGATGGCGTTTTCAACGATGGGCTGCAATAAGAATGTTGGCGTTAGCGCAGAATCTAATTTGGGGTCAATCGCTTTTTCCACCCGAAGCCGGTCCGAGAAACGAATGGTTTGAATGGCAAGATAATTGTCGAGAAATAAAAACTCATCGCGCAGCGGCGCTTCGTGTTGGTCGTGAGATTTCAGCGTATGCCGGAACATTTCGCTTAAATTTGTTATCATATTGTCGGCGGCGCTCATGTTGTCTTGCAACTGTTCCGGTTTGACCTGTTCGCGCAGCAGCGACGAGATTGAGTTGAGCGTGTTAAACAAAAAATGAGGCTGCAATTGCATTTGCAGCGAATTGAGATGGGCCTGCGCCAGCTGCGTCTCTAACTGGCTGGAGTGTATCTCTCTTTCCCGCAGAACATGGTAATACTGCAACGAAAAAACAAACGCGAGGATGAAGCCAAAAATCATATATTCAATAAACAGCCGGGGCGAAAAAATTGCGCGGACAACCAACTCTTGGAAGGTGTCAATCCTGCGCCAATCGGTGCGGCCAAGATTGAAAATATATTCGAAAAGCAATGACTTAATCACAACAACGACCGTTGCGGCAATCAAAATCACAAAGATGCATTTCCCTATTTTTTTTTGAAATGAAAATTGAGTATTGATCAACCAGACCGCAACCGGGACGGTGAGCGCCCAGGAGTTCCACCCCAAAAAACTAAACCAAAAATCTTGCAATACATTCGGAGTTTTGCCGTAAAAACTATCGCGAAACGCCTCCATCGTTGTGGTGGCGCAGGCGATCAGCGTGAAAAAAATCACAACAACGATGGTGTTGTACAGAACGCTGTTGCGGGGGCGGTTCATGGGGCTGGTTTCCAAAGTCATGTTCTCGAGTTAAATTCCCGTGGTTATTGATAACAACGTAAGACGGACTAAGTGAAAAGCATAGTTGTATGAAATTCATCCGGCTCTGTTATTTTGATAAAATTCAGGGATGAGTCGCTTGTTTTAGAGGCAAAGCGCATATCCGTTCGTCTTATCTCTGTTGATTGAATAATTATTCATTTATAATTCAGCCAGGTGAAGTAGAATGACTTCTATTGGCTTTTTTGCATTGAAAAAAACGGCGGAAAGATTGGGAGGTCATATCTTCAATAGATAGTCCTGGGATCTTTCCGCCACACCAACATACCTGAATAACAGAGTAGTGCAGTCATTTTTTAATGA is from Candidatus Hinthialibacter antarcticus and encodes:
- a CDS encoding glycoside hydrolase family 2 TIM barrel-domain containing protein, coding for MKRFITSLLILCTVSLAYASNEIDLAGRWRFQLDPENIGTSSQNWQLQTLTQSVRLPGSLQEQGYGEAPRKDSNWTTGIGLKLLDDSRFAEYVEADEFQSPFWLTPERLYVGAAWYQRDIQTPKNWDGKRIVLFLERPHWQTSVWIDGKGAGSQDSLGVPHEYDITEFIIPGKKQQLTIRVDNGYVVPVGKDAHSISDQTQSNWNGLAGAIKLIAGPRIWFDDVQIYPDLDRNQIDVQIKLGNATGQSGQGELSLSTKNATARSHPVKWNAENGAVNLTYNMGDDWQAWSEYSPVLNTLHLSLKQNGAALAQRDVQFGMRELGIKGKQFTINGTPIFIRGTLECAIFPEHGYPPTEVKEWKRLIGIAKSHGLNHFRFHSWCPPQAAFQAADEEGFYIQAEGSCWASFGDGTELDEWIYLECDRMLKTYGNHPSFLFMSPSNEPGGKNRDAFLGKLVNYLKQKDPRRYFAAGAGWPNIPENQYSIQYATRLQNWKTLKFDQPPQTWDDYRDYVNDLPIPTIGHEIGQWCVYPDLSEAGQYKGVLKAKNIEVFRDKLQKAGMLHLADDFLMASGKFHTLLYKQEIEAALRTPGYAGFQLLDLHDFPGQGTAPVGVLNALWNEKGYVSGDEYSRFCNDVVPLARMKKRIFTNDEYFNAAIDAANYRDSDLSDINVHYELVSESGQSIFDGERLAPQISAGGLTRLAEIACPLDQIHQAEKLTLTISFEGTPYKNSWEIWVYPKDVAVDPKGVVLTQDWREALAELQSGGNVVLVPKSDEVASNTLGRFRPIFWNRITFPQQKEHTVGSLIRNHHPALEGFPTDAYNNWQWQDLLDSSKPIILDSLPEPYFPIMQPIDDWNDCQKLGVLFEAKVAKGNLLVCSMDVVNDLESRVVARQLRSSLLHYAAGKKFSPEFELAEETVRSLFQ
- a CDS encoding LytTR family DNA-binding domain-containing protein, giving the protein MKTQSAQYSGNHYKALIVDDEALARRTILTSLKAFPEVKVAAECSNGMEATEAILQHKPSLVFLDIQMPVMDGLEVINAIGAAEMPFVIFVTAYDQYAIEAFEKHAFDYLLKPYPPKRFNSALKRVLGFIEKQQEGAQSDRLLQVMQEIQLTPKHITRLAIRTTSRIFFLQVSEIDWVEAAGNYVEVHTNNEAHLLRETMTNLEAKLDPQSFLRIHRSAIINIDHIQEIQPDGHDYIVVLRDGKKLGMGRKYKEKLNRAIQSQF
- a CDS encoding histidine kinase, which encodes MNRPRNSVLYNTIVVVIFFTLIACATTTMEAFRDSFYGKTPNVLQDFWFSFLGWNSWALTVPVAVWLINTQFSFQKKIGKCIFVILIAATVVVVIKSLLFEYIFNLGRTDWRRIDTFQELVVRAIFSPRLFIEYMIFGFILAFVFSLQYYHVLREREIHSSQLETQLAQAHLNSLQMQLQPHFLFNTLNSISSLLREQVKPEQLQDNMSAADNMITNLSEMFRHTLKSHDQHEAPLRDEFLFLDNYLAIQTIRFSDRLRVEKAIDPKLDSALTPTFLLQPIVENAIRHGISKEADGGVIRIRAQRNGDEIEFVIQDSGSCSLDELQSSEGVGLTNTRKRLQFLYGESHSFQMNKNADGETEIMIRIPYHTEPIQTSNNHEPAH